The following proteins come from a genomic window of Meles meles chromosome 1, mMelMel3.1 paternal haplotype, whole genome shotgun sequence:
- the LOC123951494 gene encoding heterogeneous nuclear ribonucleoprotein A1-like: MSKSESPKEPEQLRKLFIGGLSFETTNESLRNHFEQWGTLTDCVVMRDPNTKRSRGFGFVTDATVEEVDAAMNARPHKVDGRVVEPKRAVSREDSQRPGAHLTVKKIFVGGIKEDTEEHHLRDYFEQYGKIEVIEIMTDRGSGKKRGFAFVTFDDHDSVDKIVVQKYHTVNGHNCEVRKVLSKQEMASASSSQRGRSGSGNFGGGHGGGFGGNDNFGRGGNFSGQGGFGGSRGGSGYGGSGDGYNRFGNDGSNFGGGGSYDFGNYNNQSSNFGPMKGGNFGGRSSGPYGGGGQYFAKPRNQGGYGGSSSSSSYGSGRRF, from the coding sequence atgtctaagtcagagtctcccaaagagcctgaacagcTGCGGAAGCTCTTCATCGGAggtctgagctttgaaacaacCAATGAGAGTCTGAGGAACCATTTTGAGCAATGGGGAACGCTTACGGACTGTGTGGTCatgagagatccaaacaccaagcgctccagaggctttgggtttgtcacagatgccactgtggaggaggtggatgcagccatgaatgcaaggccacacaaggtggatggaagagttgtggaaccaaagagggctgtctcaagagaggattctcaaagacctggtgcccacttaactgtgaaaaagatttttgttggtggcattaaagaagacactgaagaacatcatctaagagattatttcGAACAGTACGGGAAAATCGAAgtgattgagatcatgactgaccgaggcagtggcaaaaagaggggttttgcttttgtaacatttgatgaccatgattctgtagacaagattgtcgttcaaaaataccatactgtgaatggccacaactgtgaagtaaggaaagtgctctctaagcaagagatggctagtgcttcatccagccaaagaggtcgaagtggttctggaaactttggtggtggtcatggaggtggttttggtgggaatgacaactttggtcgcggaggaaacttcagtggtcaaggtggctttggtggcagtcGAGGTGGCAGTGGAtatggtggcagtggggatggctaTAACAGATTTGGTAATGATGGAAGCAACTTTGGAGGTGGCGGAAGCtatgattttggcaattacaacaatcaatcctcaaattttggacccatgaaaggaggcaattttggaggcagaagctctggcccttatggtggtggaggccaatacttcgccaaaccacgaaaccaaggtggctatggtggttccagcagcagcagcagttatggcagtggcagaaggttttaa